A stretch of DNA from Montipora capricornis isolate CH-2021 chromosome 1, ASM3666992v2, whole genome shotgun sequence:
catatcgcaacacggtggccaaacggttgcaacatgttgtgcccaacaatgttgcaagatgttgcgttgaaatgttgcgagcgattggccaggcctttataatgaggcagaaacctgttgaGCCATGATCTTAAgcgattttaataaaattaagcGCTCTCCTCATTAATTCTCCAGtcagaccattccaccctccatgccattccttaattgtttttgggggtcatttgcggtcctggtatcattagcggtacagtttggggatcgttTGCGGTTCAGGGATCATTTGCCGTCCTGGGATCATTTGTGGACCCGAATCGGTCTCGCAGGTTAGGGGAGcgtctgaaagccacaacaggtagatgtaggaaagcataagccttgcacagcgttggatcagagaagatcgtaatcagtcaaaatttattaaataatatttatgaaagtcaagtagactactgcacgactgatagaGCACAATTACATTATcctcctcgtccgcttgaatagtgcggacctgcgggGAAATAGCCAgtgattaaatttcacaaaatccACACTCCTGGAGATGatcatgacggcaatggagagatattatacaaaacactaaccaaatgaagatgactcCAGCTTATAACTTCGTTGCTATACTCGAGAAAGCTCTTTCTTTAGAAAAACCTTTCATTGCTTCAGCGATCGAtactgtcttgggttccagtccttcccctaCAGGTGAcccaaaaacgtgacaaacgaaattttccaagagctttgcaaaatcacatcgattttactcgtttagttTATCGGTgtcccctattttttaaatcatgagacatttactttacttactatctgcaaaatctcaccgtaagaagttgtcttttttaaaacaatttcttttctcgtgccatcgaattccggaagTGGTCGCAAGGGGTAGCGCTTACGGAAACATTCGTTGAGGGTGAACTTAAtcactgtttacgacatccgtagcagcatgcaattatctaaaatcCTACTCCTAGAAACCTATGCACAGAAACCCCCACTCTAACAGTTCATTTTTATGATTTCTGATGGACGatcagatgaggctacatctcgttatgGTGACccatttatcgaaattaaggcatttttccactgccattttctccgaaaaaagttcggtgacccccatttttttcatttgtggagtaagtactttgtgacctaactctaggcgagaaatgaagaaaatttcaccCTAGGAATATTTTGGCGCGAACTTCCTTTAGAAAGCAATTCTAGTTTTTACATGAGAATTTAGTGCAAATTTATCTTGGTTAAaggccagtgctctcaccactgctcaGCACTGCGCTAGCCCTACTCCCCAATAACGCATATTAGAAATCAACTATGCTAACAGAACTACCAACAATGCTTTTATCATTAGAAGAAAACTACCATTATTTTGGCAGTTGGTTGTATTGCTGTCGGTATAGTTTGCTGTTCTGACCGCGCACTGGTAGCTCAGTTGCATGGTTGAGCACGgggctgccatgcaggaggtcgtgagttcgactccggccggaccaacactcagggtcttaaaataactgaggagaaagtgctgcttttgtaattacatccgcaaatggttagactctcaagtcttctcggataaggaccatGATAAACCGTAGCCTTCCCGTCTCataaatatcttccatgtttataagttctctgtgggacgttatataaagaacccacacacccGATGTTGTGGCTGTCGTCTGTGAGTAAGTTCTTTTCAGCAGAAGTGAACGGCTTCTCGTAATGTCTCTGAAAAGGCTTGtcgtgtatgaggccacctaagcaaaaaacagccacaagtcaataggactttgccgagtgcttgaaaatgtagatgtagataaTGGGCATTTTAAAGTGTTTGACTCTCATGCTAGCGACATTTATGGTAAGAGTCATCCTCAAACTCTTAGATACTTCAAGTATGGACAACGTAGTGTAATACTTTCAAACTTTGTATGGAATAAGTGATCAGTATGAACTAAAAGGTTTACAAATCACTAAATATGACTTGCAATTACCTAATATGTACCAAATGACTTAAATACACCATGAGATCAACTTACATAAGTGTTttaaaaaacattgtttttctaTAGCTCTTTTTCTCAGTCGTTTCATCTTGTAGTTACTGGAACATATTTGCAGACAAGTAACAAACAGGAAATGCTATCTCTGTTGGCAGTCTGAGAAACAAAAAGTGATCAAATTAATAGTAGGAACAGAGAGgtccctttgtttcgacagccaatgagagACTCTGGTTGGACATCAATGACAATAGATAACGTCGACGACATCTTTGCTGTTAAGGGGACATTAGCGAGGGTCCTTATGTAAAAGCACGAATGAACACACGAATCTAAAGATAATCAGGTcggaaaaactgatttttcaaaATAAGGTACCAGTTGTTCGCTTCTAGTCCGGCATGAACTCCAGGCCGCTtgaccttttttctttttgcatccCGTGACTAACGTCCCATATATGCGTGGAAAATACCGATACTACTTTCAATATTTGCTTAAACTCTAGTGAAAACGTTATGATTGAGTGTAATACCGACTGACTAGCATGACAGCTATCACAGACTGAAATCCGGACGGTGAGTCCCGATTTCCACCACATTatacctttccattgacaagaAATGATGGAagacctttcctttttctttcctttttttttttttgggtagtcagtccagttttggactgttgttatctgaaggcagaaccaattttgcaCATACAAAGCATacgtaaattgaaaataactgaACTCAAAAAGCGGGTTATGCGTATTTGCGACAGTGCTGCagaataggctagtttcgaattgtgcagcaacaaaagaacagagtcgaggttcaggggaataattagcattttgtattgtttagaacaaaggaaaatgcaaattattcccctgaacctcgaccctgtttttttgttgctgcacaattcgaaactattGTGTGAGCAAGAATTACTCTAAAATCCTCGCGAGAATTATATTGCTGCACGCCACACGAGCTACACAGGGCAAAGTCTCTGGAAAACGTTCCCTGAATGACGTCTTTTGGATTTATGCTTCTCTGTTGTGACTTAAAAGGTGTAAAAAAAAGTAACTGAATATGTCAGAAGCGGACTCTGATGCGATATTTGCGACACCTAAACTTGCGAAATGAGTTCTTGAGTTACACTTAATGATTAGCTAAGGGTGATTTCAAATCACCGTAAGCTCATTtgcatataattttttttcggcCTAAGCTCGTCATGGTAAGATACAAGTTTCTTGCAATAATTCCTTTAGCTCTtagcttcattattcagtttcacCTACACAGGAACATTGCTTATGAATGGCAGTGATTTGTTACAACATTCTTCGAAAATGATattatgaaattatataaattgattgattgactggtgtgaCTCTTTTCCAGGGCCTTCATGTACTTCAACCACAGGATGcagtgctgaaggaaattgagcattgaaatttaattggaGGGAATTTCCTGAGATGCAAGAAACAGACAGTGCTGATTGCAAATTGTGATGcaattgtgaataataattgatgTCTTTGTGTCAAAACTTGGGAGGGTAGAGGTTTCATTGCCATTTTGGATATACCTTGTGAACATTATTAGGTCAAACTGTTTTAGCTGGGTCAAGTAAATTTGTTCCAGACATCAGGTAATTATGGAAGAGTCGAATGCTCTCACATTGAACTGGGTGAATACAAGGGAGAAATATTCACTGCAACAATCAGTGACTTCTCTGTTCATATACCGtaagttttttgacaaaaatcaagaaaggtttcacTGTCCCTTGGGTCTGAGGAAATTGTCAGTCATCGTTCAGTGGCAAATACATCAAACACAACTGATATCTTTCTAATAAACACATCTGCATGTGGCAACAATGATTTAAAGATAATTAGTCATagcatactaatttgtagtatttttcatctgaactggtgggtgTCACACCTCATGCAGTTGGATGtgacttgtaaattcggtctaactatgcagttaatttgtcatagtatactaatttgtagtatttctcatcggaactggcgggtggcgcacctcatactgTATCGCCAACAATCCGTGATTAGAatttgttaggtgacgtcatagACATGATTACGCAACTTAAGTCACTTGCTAGTAAGAGGAATTGAGAGAAACTGTGAGATAccactgggtaaatatctttgcttgattataagggataactgtttttcatatcactaacgcgatttgctgtaatttagattttgaacccTATTCAACCTCCCTTGTGAAAAGTACAGCGACTGACAGAAAGCTGGTGTAATAAATGGAGTTGTTTAGAACCGTGGTTAGTTAATCCTCGCTAGCAATACATTCAAAATCCAGGGTGGTTAGCTACTAAGCGACGACTGGAACAGAAGATGACCGACAAAGCTAAGAATTCACGGCGAATTGCTAAGGGAAACTTCACACGAAAGCGGaacattttgatcaagtccataGAGACAAGCCAAGGAATCGAGGTAGTAGAAACCAATTACTCAAAACTTGTTGATGCATGGGAAGAACTGGAAGGGAAGCACTTAGAGTATGTTAACTTCCTGACTGACGAGCATTTAGTGGACGAAGAAGAAATCTGGATGACGGAAGTCGAGGAAAAATATTCCAATGCATTTAATCGTAAAGTGAAATATGTCGAAAATGTCACTACAAGCGAAAAGGCAACGCGCGAGCACGCGGCTCGTCAAGAGGCCATTGACAACGCAAAAGTTAAAAGGAACACTGCGCGCGCTGTTTTCGAAGCTTCTTACGAAAGTATTTCGCACGCGTTGCAGTCAAAAGAAATGCCCAATTTTGCGTTAAAAGACTTACAGAAACAAATAGAAGATCAATTTCAAGATTGCAAAACCTTTAACGCTGAACTGTTAGAATTATTGCCCTTTGAATCAGCCGAATCTGAGATGCAATGGATAGCTAAAATCCAAACCTATTATTACGAAATTGTTGAACAAATTGTAGTTAGATATACTAACGTAAAAGAACAAGAGCAGATAAAACAGGAATCTGACGCGACTTCTTCCTTTCTACACCtggaaaaggtaaaaatgccGCACTTTGATGGAGAACTACGTCATTACCCTCAgtttaaaagagatttcaaCAAACAAGTCATGCCACAAATTCGTGGAAGAGATGCCGCATATGTGCTACGCTCTTGTCTTGGAAAAGAACCCGAAGGCCTGGTAAAGAGCATAGACGACGATGTGCAAGAAATGTGGCGAAGACTGGACGAAAAGTATGGAGATCCAGCCAAAATTGCAGACGTTATCATTGACGGCATACGTAGATTCAGAACACTTAAGGAAGGAGAAGATAAACGTTTCATCGAATTCGTGACTCTTGTAGAAGACGGATACAGAGACCTCACAAGACTCGGTCTAGAAGCGGAAATTACAACAACGAGTTCGGTCAGTATTATAGAGAAAGCTTTATCAACAGACATCAGAAGAAAATGGGCGGAAATGGTTAGTTGTCACGGAAGTCACATCGACAAATCAAAAAAGTTCCCTAGTCTTCTTGaatttctgcaaaatcaaaGGAGTGCTATTGAATACGACAGTGCTTCTCTTCGGACGACGACCAACAATCAACATTACAGAGGCACATCGCACTATACAGAAGGCGTCGAGGAAGTAAGCAAAGAACCCAAACCAAAATGTCTGATTCATGAACACGGAAGACATTGGACAGCAGACTGCAGAATTTATTTAGCCAAGCCAATAGAAGAGAAAAAGACGATCATCAAAGATAAACGAGCCTGTTGGTCGTGCCTAAAGATCGGTCATCGACAACGTACATGCAAATCAAGGAAAGACTGTGGTGTAGGCGGCTGCACAAGAAAGCACCATCCATCTATACACGAGACGGAAGAAACACCTCAGCAAGTCTCAGCCTCAGCAAACGTATGCCACAATACAAAAATTGACACCTGCCTGTTACAAGTACAAAGAGTTAAAACCAAAAGAGGAGAAGCTAATATAATGTGGGATAACGCCGCATCACTTTGTTTTATCACAAACACTAAAGCAAAGCAAGAGAAACTTAAAGGATCCAAAGTCGAACTTTCAGTCATCAAAGTTGGAGCACAGAGCGAGAAGATTAAGACCAACAAATACAAGGTACCTCTTATAGATAAGCAAGGTCACGTCATCGAATTCGAAGCTTACGGCATCGAAAGGATCACCTCAGACATTGAAAGTGTTAACATAGACGACATAGTACATCTTTTCAAGAACGTCACAAAGGAAGAAATCGAGCGACCCTCAGGACCTGTGGACATTTTAATCGGTTACGAATATGCAGCCTATCACCCGGAAAGAGAACAAAACATCGGTCATCTTGTGCTCTTAAGGAATCGTTTCGGGCGATGTATTGGAGGAACGCACCCGTTACTTAAAGAATCACATCTGTATCACGATTTCATCAATGCCAGAGTCAACACAGTTGTAGGCAAAATCAATATAGAAGACTTTTACAAAATTGAGAACCTTGGCGTAGAATGCAAACCGAAATGTGGAGGATGTAGATGTGGAAAATGTTCCTTAGGCGCGAAAGActgcactattcaagaagagcgAGAGCTGGAACTAATCGAACGAAATCTAAACTTTAACAAAGAGGAAAATCGCTGGGTCGCTGAGTATCCCTGGATCAAGGATCCTCAGAATCTTCCTGACAACCGGAAGGTCGCTTTCGCGAAACTGATAACGACCGAGAAACGTCTAAGAAGGAACACCGAACACGCAAAAGTGTATGACAACCAGATAAAAGACATGGTAACTAGAGGAGTTGCAAGGAAACTCTCCAAAAAGGAACTAACACTCTACAAAGGACCGGTGCATTATATCGGACATCATGAAGTTCTCAAGCCTGATTCCAAATCTACCCCAGTGCGCATAGTGTTCAATAGCAGCGCCAATTACATGGGTCATATCTTGAATGAGTATTGGGCTAAAGGTCCTGACCTACTCAATAACTTATTGGGAGTCCTTATACGTTTCCGAGAGAATAAAGTAGCCTTCATTGGTGATATTAAAAAGATGTACCACACTGTGAAGATGACAGAGTTAGATCAGCACACCCACCGATTTCTGTGGAGGGATATGGATAGTACAAGAGAACCCGACACATACATAATGCTCAGAGTTTCATTCGGTGACAAGCCGTCAGCTACAATTGCAACCGTTGCTCTGAGAAAAACCGCAGAGATGTCAAGAGAGAAATACCCAGAAGCAGCAGATATAATACAAAGAAATACGTACATGGACGACATAATCGAAAGTACGGACGATCGCAAACAAGCTATTAAACTGACTCAAGATATCGAGAAGGCTATTATTAAAGGAGGATTTGAAGTCAAAGAGTGGATGTTCTCAAGCGATACTGacagacaagaaaaaacaaatatacCGATCGaggaacaaacagaaaagatactAGGAGTTAAATGGAGTCAATCAGAAGATCAACTGTGTTTCGAAGTCAAGGTTAACTTTACTACCAAGCGAATACATACTTCAAGGTCTACGAGCGAGATCGTCCCCACCCAAGATCCCCAACAGCTCACAAAGCGTATAATCTTGTCACAGATCAACAGCGTGTATGATCCCCTAGGGTTGGCAGGACCATTTACAGTAAGGGCCAAAATTCTTTTACGCCGTTTGTGGGGAACTGAACCGAAACTTGACTGGGACGACCCTATACCCGAGGAAAACCAACAGAATTGGTCTATTTTCTTCAACGATTTGAAAGACATGAATCAAATCAGATTTACGAGATGCCTTAAACCAATGGATGCTATTGGCGACCCCATTCTCGTTGTGTTTAGTGACGCATCCAAAGACGCATACGCTGCATGTGCATATGTACGGTGGCAAAGAAAGAATAACCAATTTGAGAGCAATTTAATACTGTCCAAAAATCGTCTTGCACCAATAAAAAAGATGTCCATTGACCGTATAGAACTGTGTGGAGCGGTACTGAACAAACGCCTAAAAGTGTTCATAGAAAAGGAATGTAGATATCGCTTTGAAAAGATCTACCACATCGTAGATTCTCAGATTGTACATGCCATGATACAGAAAAGCTCATACGGGTTCAACACGTTCGCCGCCACTAGAATAGGTGAAATACAGGAAGGAACAAACCCTGAAAACTGGTATTGGGTAGAGAGTAAATATAACATAGCTGACTGTTTGACAAGAGGCAGGAAGCCCGATGACATTGGACTTGAAAGCACATGGCAAAAGGGTCCCGATTTTCTTAAACAAACAGAAGACAAGTGGCCAATCACGACCAACAGGCTCGTTTATCTTTGATGATCGTCTTTTTCTCTTCTATTGGCTTGGCTAAATAAATTCTGCAGTCTGCTGTCCAATGTCTTCCGTGTTCATGAATCAGACATTTTGGTTTGGGTTCTTTGCTTACTTCCTCGACGCCTTCTGTATAGTGCGATGTGCCTCTGTAATGTTGATTGTTGGTCGTCGTCCGAAGAGAAGCACTGTCGTATTCAATAGCACTCCTTTGATTTTTGGAGCCAAAACTATCCGAAGTAATCCGGACTACAATGGTAACGAAGATAGAAGGAACTCATGATACCCTAGCGTTACGAATTGACATCGCCAAATATTCGAGTTACGGCAAACTACTACGTGTCACtgcaagaattttgaaattttacagcAAATTTCCCAAACCGTCATTTAAAAGCGCAACGCAAGAACTGACACCTGAAGATATTAAAAAGTCAGAGATTTTCTGGATCAAAG
This window harbors:
- the LOC138016343 gene encoding uncharacterized protein: MTDKAKNSRRIAKGNFTRKRNILIKSIETSQGIEVVETNYSKLVDAWEELEGKHLEYVNFLTDEHLVDEEEIWMTEVEEKYSNAFNRKVKYVENVTTSEKATREHAARQEAIDNAKVKRNTARAVFEASYESISHALQSKEMPNFALKDLQKQIEDQFQDCKTFNAELLELLPFESAESEMQWIAKIQTYYYEIVEQIVVRYTNVKEQEQIKQESDATSSFLHLEKVKMPHFDGELRHYPQFKRDFNKQVMPQIRGRDAAYVLRSCLGKEPEGLVKSIDDDVQEMWRRLDEKYGDPAKIADVIIDGIRRFRTLKEGEDKRFIEFVTLVEDGYRDLTRLGLEAEITTTSSVSIIEKALSTDIRRKWAEMVSCHGSHIDKSKKFPSLLEFLQNQRSAIEYDSASLRTTTNNQHYRGTSHYTEGVEEVSKEPKPKCLIHEHGRHWTADCRIYLAKPIEEKKTIIKDKRACWSCLKIGHRQRTCKSRKDCGVGGCTRKHHPSIHETEETPQQVSASANVCHNTKIDTCLLQVQRVKTKRGEANIMWDNAASLCFITNTKAKQEKLKGSKVELSVIKVGAQSEKIKTNKYKVPLIDKQGHVIEFEAYGIERITSDIESVNIDDIVHLFKNVTKEEIERPSGPVDILIGYEYAAYHPEREQNIGHLVLLRNRFGRCIGGTHPLLKESHLYHDFINARVNTVVGKINIEDFYKIENLGVECKPKCGGCRCGKCSLGAKDCTIQEERELELIERNLNFNKEENRWVAEYPWIKDPQNLPDNRKVAFAKLITTEKRLRRNTEHAKVYDNQIKDMVTRGVARKLSKKELTLYKGPVHYIGHHEVLKPDSKSTPVRIVFNSSANYMGHILNEYWAKGPDLLNNLLGVLIRFRENKVAFIGDIKKMYHTVKMTELDQHTHRFLWRDMDSTREPDTYIMLRVSFGDKPSATIATVALRKTAEMSREKYPEAADIIQRNTYMDDIIESTDDRKQAIKLTQDIEKAIIKGGFEVKEWMFSSDTDRQEKTNIPIEEQTEKILGVKWSQSEDQLCFEVKVNFTTKRIHTSRSTSEIVPTQDPQQLTKRIILSQINSVYDPLGLAGPFTVRAKILLRRLWGTEPKLDWDDPIPEENQQNWSIFFNDLKDMNQIRFTRCLKPMDAIGDPILVVFSDASKDAYAACAYVRWQRKNNQFESNLILSKNRLAPIKKMSIDRIELCGAVLNKRLKVFIEKECRYRFEKIYHIVDSQIVHAMIQKSSYGFNTFAATRIGEIQEGTNPENWYWVESKYNIADCLTRGRKPDDIGLESTWQKGPDFLKQTEDKWPITTNRLVYL